Below is a window of Phaenicophaeus curvirostris isolate KB17595 chromosome 15, BPBGC_Pcur_1.0, whole genome shotgun sequence DNA.
TTTATTTCACTTCTGCACACAATATCCTGGTTTAAAATGGTACAGTTGATAACTGCAACACAACACAGTGGGAGGGCTTCTAAGCATTCCTTGCCAGTTAAACTATCCATTATTATAGAAGGGTGAGAGTCCTTCTTCAGAGGAATTGGCAAGACAATGGCCAAACACAGTTCACAAAGTAGAAGGAGAAAgggtaaaacaaaaaatacaaatgctatAACACGAATCCAGAAAAACAGATCAGGTCTGCTTCCAGCAGATAGCAATGAAGCTGTGGAAAGGTCCGAAAGGAATGTCCTGTAGAAACACATAAGAACTTCAGCTTTGCCATTCCATTCCATACCGGCAATGCCATGCTATGTATTTCCAAGGCAATCCCAAGGAGGCAGCCCACCCACACCACCCATATGGGTCAAAAGAAGATCTCGTGCACTTTACTGCTCTTCACTACACAAGATGAGACAGCATTACTTAGAGGCTCAACATGTCATTCTTACCTGCTGAGCTGGAATGCTGTGCACAACCATGTGTCCACAGAAGCATATTTctgcttccctgagcagcctttgTGCAGCATGTGCAGTCACACAATGACtggacagaaagagagagacactACCAGGCAAAACACACAGACTCCACACATCTCAGAGGCATCCAGTACCCAGAGCAGAAACAGCTCCGTGCATGCATCACCTTCTAACACAACACTCACAAGTACttttctgaccttttctgacccaGAATGAAGGCTACACGCATTTCAGCAAGGACCTTACAATTGAAATACACCACAGAATAAGAGATCCATGACCTTGGCCAACAGCAAGTGATAGAAGAACTACAGTGGTAGCAACGGAATGAAGCCCACTCTGAAAGCATCTAAGAAATGCTGGTAACAgagctaaaatattttatcaccATAATTAAGGAGACTATAGTttcttttgtgggtttttttttggtgttttggagTTGGAGAGACGTTGTCTTCTGATTTTGGTAACTTCAGGGTGGGAAAAATGATGCAAATGGCACGGGCAGATTAACTCTAGGGAAACCATTGCCACAGGTTATAGCCTGGAGCGCTTCCCATCACCGAGGTCTGAAACCTCTGGCTGTGCTGAATCCACCCTAGTTAAAGGAAAGACTATTGAACTGTTCTGCAGAGAGCATTCCTGTGTTCTCTGGTGTCACATCCTCAGTGGTGAGAGGATCATGATGGAAATCCTGTTCATCATCAGTGTCCCTGCCTCTGGCACAGTGCTGTGGTGGCAGGCTGGGCAGGATGGGCTTCAGGAACTTGAACTCACTGTTGCCCGAACCCGTTGTGAGGTTGATCTCGTAGCAATAGGGATGGGGTAGGGTCCCTGCAGAGGCTGCATCAGCCAGGCTACTCGGCAAGTTGTTGGCACCATAAAGCACAAGCCCAtccttcagctcctttctcttgcaTGCTTTGCAAGTGATGAAGGTTGCCATGGATGCGAGGAAGAGCAGTGAGACAAAGACCAAGGAAATTATTAAATAGGTTGTCAGGGAGTCACCCTCATCCTCCATGTCCAGGCTGCTGTGTGGTAGTCGCACATCTGAGAAGTCATTGAGCAGAAGtgcactcagtgctgctgtggccGACAGCGGTGGCCGCCCATTGTCTCGCACCAGGATGATGAGCTTCTGCTTCACGGTGTCTCTCTCCGTCACTGGCCTCCTCAGACGCACCTCCCCACTTTGGGCACCAACCACAAACAGACCGGGGTCAGTGGCCTTCAGCAGGTGGTATGAGAGCCACGAGTTCTGCCCAGAGTCGGCATCAACAGCCACCACTTTGGTGACCAGGTACCCCGCCTCAGCCGACATGGGCACCAGCTCGCtggatgctgggctgctgtcCTGGGCTGGATGCAGCACCAGTGGCGCATTGTCATTCTCATCCACCACAACAAGGTGGACAGTGACGTTGGCACTGAGAGGAGGAGATCCTGCATCAGAGGCAACCACCAAGACCTCAACCTGCTTCAGCTGCTCATAGTCCAGAGGTCGCAGCACAAACACGTGCCCATTCTCAGAgttcacagaaatgcaggaacAGGGAGGCTGCCCTGTGGTTTGAGCTGGTGCCAGGGAATAAGTCACCTTGGCATTGGGGCCTATGTCAACATCTGAGGCATGGATAGTTCCAACCAGCATCGTCGGAATATTGTTCTCATGCACGTACATGGTGTATGATGTCTGGTTGAAAACAGGTGCATTGTCGTTGACATCAGAGACGTCCACCGTGAAGGTCTGGGTGGTAGTGAGAGGAGGTGACCCTGCGTCTGCTGCTGTGACAGTTACAATGTACCGTGCCATTTCCTCCCGGTCCAGTGTGGTCACAGTCACCAGCTCATAGTAATTCTTATAGGCTGGCCGCAGGGAGAATGACAACTGCTCCTCAAGGGCACAGGTAATCTTCCCATTTTCTCCTGCATCACGGTCCCTGACAGTGAAGAAGGCAACCACTGTCCCAGGTAATGTGTTCtcagggagggggctgctgaAGGAGCTCACCACCAGCTCTGGTGCATTGTCATTCACATCCAGAACCTCCACCAACACCTTGCAGATTGCTGACAGGCCCCCAGCGTCTGTTGCCTGCACTCTGAGCTCCTGTTTCTGCACTGCCTCGAAGTCTAGAGGCTTTGAGAGTTTGATTTCACCGCTCTTGGGGTCTATTGCAAATGCTGTTTCACTCTTGCCAGCCTCTTGGCTGAACTGGTAGAAAATTTCCCCATTAGAACCTGCATCCTGATCAGTTGCCACCACGCTGAGAACCACGGTTCCCTCAGGGGCATTTTCCAAAACCTGACCGACATACAGCTCTTTTGTGAAGACGGGACCGTTGTCATTTACGTCTAGAATGACAATGCGGATTTGGGTGCTCCCACTCCTCGGGGGAGAGCCCCCGTCCACAGCTATGAGACTGAAACtcatctctgcctgctcctctctgtCTAGAGGCTTTTCCAAAACCAGTTCCACATATTGATCGTCGTCATTCCGACTCCCAAAGGAGACACTAAAGTACTCGTTCTCGGGAGAGATGCTGTAAGACTGGACGCTATTGCTACCAATATCCAGGTCCACAGCCCCCACCACCGGGAAACGCGAGCCGGGACTGTTTATTGTTTCTGCGATCCTAAGCGTGATCTGCTCGTCCGGGAAGCGGGGCGAGTGGTCGTTGACGTCCCGCACGGCCACCTCGATGCGGAAGAACTGCAGCGGGtcggccagcagcagctccaagggcaGCGTGCAGGCGGGCGCCTGGGCGCACAGCTCCTCCCGGTCGAGCCTCTCGGCCACGACGAGGCGGCCGGTGGCGCGGTCCAAGCGCAAGCGCTGCCGGCCGTCCTCCGAGGCCAGGCGGGCGCGGCGAGCCGAGAGCTGCGCCGGGGCCAGCCCCGCGTCCTCGGCCACGTCGGCTACGAGCGAGCCGCTCGGCGCCTCCTCGGCTACGGAGTagcgcaggggctgggagcgagCGTGCGGCagcgagaggagagcagagagacaaagcactTGCCTTGCGATCGCcatggcggggcggcgggcgggctccGGCGGGCGGCTCGGGCGCGCGGTCCTCGGCGGCGAGCGGCGCCCGGCagcggcgagggcggcggcgagggcggcggcgagggcgggCGGGCTCCCTGGGGCCGAGTGCGGCTGGCGGCCCGGCAGCGGCTGGCCCGGGGCCCCGCtcgccgccgctcgccgccgcccgGCTGCGCTGCGCTGggcagggccgggccgggctcggGCGCCTCCCCGCCCGCAGCCGCTCGGCGCCGCCTTGGCCGGGAGCTCCCCCCTGCGGGCCGCGGCGGGACTGCGCCTCCCGCCACCGCCACCGCCACCGCGCTTCCCTCTCGCCGAGAGACACGCTCCGCGCTCCGCTCGCCACACCCGGCGGCCTTGCAAGGGCTCCAGAGGGCTTTGTGCTCAGCGACcgggctgagctcctgccccGAGGGGAGGAGGCGGTGCCGCAGGGCTGGGAGATAAAAGGCAGGGAAGCACACCGGGAGGTCACTAATTAGAGCCCCGGATACACAAACGCTAACGGTCCGGAGCTAACggagacagcagcaaagcccagggaTCGAAGCACACGCAGCGTTGGGACCTTGAAGGCaccatttaagaaaaataaacacagaaaaggtgATGTAGGAAAAAGCTATCTTAAAGATGAGCATCCAGGTTTCAGTATTTCCCTTAATATTTAGAAGTAATTGAGGGGATTGAAACCACGGACTTCGAACTGATGGATCGAAGACATTTTATTgacttagctgtttctttatataccctttttggttacataactgggtgcccacgagggtatctacagtgtattattagCTAAAGTTAACTGGCCACAAAGCTATATTATTGGTTAAAATACCGcgcataataaaaaaagaagttacacAAAAATTGACTAAGTTGATAGTTCTCATACGTTGTTTTTCTGTCAGTTCGTACCTGATTCCACCGAACTAGCTCTTgtgttcctttcagctggctttTCTTTATCAGAAGACTGCCTCTGTTTTAGGGACTTCTCAGAGTTGCTCGGTATCAACTAGGCCCATAGCAGCaaggccttcttctctgtaaaatgtctccacaagTAATAACGCTCTCACAGTCATGCACGGAATCTGTGAGTTATCGACATGCAACACAGTCTTCGCCCTCCGTCCATGTCACAATTACAGAACAGTTATATGAAGAAAACCAGGCGGTGGGGCCGTTACTCCCCTCTATTTCTTAACCTCTACGGTTTTGAGAACCAGGTCGAGGTCCGGCTGCCCTCCTCCTTTACATTGATAGGCTTGATCTAAGGGCAACgctcagagctggatgcagaggAGCGCGAGAAGTGAGGACTTGGAGGGCAGCTGAGACGAGCCTGATCCTCCTAGGAGGcccgcagcagcagctctcagacACTCTCTAAACTAGAAGCTGGCATAAACATTGCCTTGGATGAACAGAAAGTGTCCCATGGCAAagggcaatttttttctgaaatgcaccGGGATTGTTCCTCCCGATTCCAAAGACAGAGACTGCTCGAAGGCGCTTTAAGCAGCATCTCTCGGACCTCTGCTTCCCACAGAAAATCgccctccacccttctctgccttcagaGGATGTCCAAGTCGCTCTGATTTCCCCTGCATAAAGTCTACTCCACAATGCACGCATTGAGTCTCGAAATTCTGCTCTTTGGCGCCCTTCCCTCTCACAGAGCCTCGCGCTGCTCCTCTCATTGCACCTAGAGCTGACCTCAGATCACGCTTTTTCCCCCTGCATAAAACCCCCTCCAAATGCATCGACAGATTCCTGAAATCCTGCTTGGAGACTGACTAGTGATCGCACAGACACCACACACACACGAGGAAATTGCTAGGTGGATTTTATTGGGTTAATTGACTTCAGGCATTTGATTGCTTAAATGTGCGAGCAACGGGAAGTATCACATACACTTTATAGCTCATTACGGattaatgaaagaagaaaacagaaagctgctCTACGCTCTGTCTTCTACAGTTCGTCAAGCAGAGTGTAAAAGCCTGTTTCACTGTAAAACCACAAACAGCACTTTCAGTTCTCTACTACTTTATACTCAACAATCCGGAAATGTTACCTTGCACTTTACCTTATAAGAGAAAACGAATACATTGCTAAAAGCCCACGCTTTACAGTTTGAGGAACCAGCGAACTCTTGGTCACCTGGTCTTTACTCCTGGAGTAAAGAGACTGAAGACACGATTCCAGAACGCTCtcagaagaaacacaaacacagaaagGTGATGTAGGAAAAAGCTATCTTGAAGATATGCTTCCAGATTTCAGTATTACCCTTAACATTGAGAAGTAATAATGTTGTCATTGTCGTGCACGGAGTCCCGAGGTAATCAACATGCAACACAGTCCTCGTCCTCCATCCATGTCACAATTACACAACACTTATATGAAGAAGACAATGCTGAAGAGGAGAACGGGTTTGCTGTCTCACAGAGAAACCTTGTTCTTCCCTGGtcctttttttggtgttttcccTGGGAGGACGCTGGCCAGGGACGACAGACACGCTCGCCTTTCCTCTCGTTTACTGAGTGGGGAGCCAAGGGTTTGGATCAGAATTGCCATGGAGCTCCTTCCCCCTGTTTGCAGTGCAAGCTGCTTCCGCACGTCTGCGAGCCGTGTCTGCGGAGATGGGAGCTCTGTCCTGCAAGAACGGAGAGCGCAGGTTGTCATTTGTGCGTTGGAGGGAGACAAAAGCGAGGGACTGAAAGGACCCGTCAGTCACTGCTGTACGGAGAACGCTACTGTTCCCTTTCCAGAGACAGAGGAGGTGGAACCAGGAGGTGGAGACCCTCTCTTCCTTAACCTCGATGGTTTTGAGAACCTGGTCGAGGTGCAGCTGCCCTCCTCCTTTGCGCTGATACACTTGATCTAAGGGAAATCCTCAGAGCTGGATGCCCAAGACCCCCATAAGTCAGTacttggggagcagctgagcctTAACAGATCCTCCTGGGACGCCCCCACCAGCGGCTCTGAGACTCTCTCCGC
It encodes the following:
- the LOC138727276 gene encoding protocadherin beta-15-like; the encoded protein is MAIARQVLCLSALLSLPHARSQPLRYSVAEEAPSGSLVADVAEDAGLAPAQLSARRARLASEDGRQRLRLDRATGRLVVAERLDREELCAQAPACTLPLELLLADPLQFFRIEVAVRDVNDHSPRFPDEQITLRIPETSNPGSRFPVVGAEDLDIGSNSVQSYSISPENEYFSVSFRSQSEEEKYVELVLEKPLDREEQAEMSFSLIAVDGGSPPRSGTTQIHIVVLDVNDNSPIFTQKLYVGQILENAPEGTVVLRVMATDPDVGTNGDISYQFIEEVGQRHLAFEIDAKSGEIKLRKPLDFETAQKHELSVQATDGGGLSAICKVLVEVLDVNDNAPELVVSSFSSPLPENTLPGTVVAFFTVRDRDAGENGKITCALEEQLSFSLRPAYKNYYELVTVTTLDREEMARYIVTVTAADAGSPPLTTTQTFTVDVSDVNDNAPVFNQTSYTMYVHENNIPTMLVGTIHASDVDIGPNAKVTYSLAPAQTTGQPPCSCISVNSENGHVFVLRPLDYEQLKQVEVLVVASDAGSPPLSANVTVHLVVVDENDNAPLVLHPAQDSSPASSELVPMSAEAGYLVTKVVAVDADSGQNSWLSYHLLKATDPGLFVVGAQSGEVRLRRPVTERDTVKQKLIILVRDNGRPPLSATAALSALLLNDFSDVRLPHSSLDMEDEGDSLTTYLIISLVFVSLLFLASMATFITCKACKRKELKDGLVLYGANNLPSSLADAASAGTLPHPYCYEINLTTGSGNSEFKFLKPILPSLPPQHCARGRDTDDEQDFHHDPLTTEDVTPENTGMLSAEQFNSLSFN